A window from Zingiber officinale cultivar Zhangliang chromosome 7A, Zo_v1.1, whole genome shotgun sequence encodes these proteins:
- the LOC122001948 gene encoding WD repeat-containing protein 70-like yields MEEAFRAQFPLSFGKPSKPQANSSSAHSATLRISSSTSSNPNPEEDEGTVIGPPPPPAPVESQEGQVESQEGHDGLMVGPPRPPLPSEEMGSDSDSDSSEFDRDVNDLPRIPLSNEIMLKGHTKVISALAVDHSGSRVLSGSYDYTVRMYDFQGMNSKLQSFRQLEPFEGHQVRSLSWSPTSDRFLCVTGSAQAKIYDRDGLTLGEFIKGDMYIRDLKNTKGHISGLTGGEWNPKSKETILTSSEDGSLRIWDVAEFSSQKQVIKPKLVRPLRIPVTACAWDHDGKRIVGGIGDGSIQIWNIKPGWGSRPDIYVENAHADDITGLKFSADGQVLLSRSTDSTLKVWDLRKIKTPLAVFADLPNNYAQTNAAFSPDEQLILTGTSVEKEGTTGGLLCFYDRIKLELVSRVGISPTYSVVCCTWHPKINQVFATVGDKKVGETHILYDPSISQRGALVCVGRASRKKSVDDYELQPVIHNPHALPLFRDAPSRKRQREKALKDPFKSHKPECPVNGPGFGGRVGTTKGSLLTQYLMKQGGLIKETWMDEDPREAILKYADAAAKDPQFIAPAYAETQPEPVFAKSDSEEEDK; encoded by the exons ATGGAGGAGGCGTTCCGTGCACAGTTCCCCCTTTCCTTCGGGAAGCCGTCCAAGCCCCAGGCCAATTCTTCCTCCGCTCACTCTGCTACCCTACGCAtctcctcctccacctcctctaACCCTAACCCGGAAGAGGATGAAGGTACCGTGATAGGTCCTCCACCTCCACCGGCGCCTGTGGAGTCCCAGGAGGGGCAGGTGGAGTCCCAGGAGGGGCACGACGGGTTGATGGTTGGGCCCCCACGGCCCCCGCTGCCTTCTGAGGAAATGGGTTCagattctgactcagattcatcAGAATTCGATAGAGATGTAAACGATCTACCTCGGATTCCCCTCAGTAACGAGATTATGCTCAAAGGGCATACCAAG GTTATCTCAGCTCTTGCTGTTGATCATTCAGGATCAAGGGTCCTTTCTGGCAGTTATGATTACACTGTTCGCATGTATGACTTTCAAGGAATGAATTCCAAGTTGCAGTCTTTTAGACAGCTGGAGCCATTTGAAGGACACCAAGTCAGAAGTTTAAGTTGGAGTCCTACCTCAGATCGGTTTTTGTGTGTAACAGGTTCTGCACAAGCCAAG ATATATGATCGAGATGGGCTTACCTTGGGTGAATTCATAAAAGGAGATATGTACATTCGTGATTTAAAGAATACCAAGGGGCATATATCAGGGTTAACTGGTGGAGAATGGAATCCTAAATCAAAGGAGACAATTTTAACTTCTTCCGAAGATGGATCCTTGCGTATTTGGGATGTTGCTGAATTCTCAAGTCAAAAACAG GTGATAAAACCTAAACTTGTTAGACCACTGAGAATCCCGGTAACTGCTTGTGCTTGGGACCATGATGGCAAACGCATTGTTGGTGGCATTGGAGATGGCTCCATACAG ATATGGAACATAAAGCCGGGATGGGGAAGCAGACCTGATATTTATGTTGAGAATGCTCATGCAGATGATATTACTGGGCTCAAGTTTTCTGCAGATGGCCAGGTCCTTCTATCAAGGAGTACAGACAGTACATTGAAG GTCTGGGATCtgaggaaaataaaaacaccacTTGCAGTATTTGCAGATCTTCCAAATAATTATGCTCAGACAAATGCTGCATTCAGTCCGGATGAGCAGTTGATTTTGACTGGGACATCAGTCGAAAAGGAGGGCACAACTGGAGGTTTACTTTGCTTTTATGACCGTATAAAACTTGAACTTGTTTCAAGAGTAGGAATATCACCGACATACAGTGTTGTCTGTTGTACTTGGCATCCAAAGATCAATCAG GTATTTGCGACAGTGGGAGACAAGAAAGTGGGTGAGACTCATATACTCTACGATCCTTCCATTAGTCAGAGAGGTGCACTTGTATGTGTTGGACGAGCTTCAAGGAAAAAATCTGTTGATGACTATGAGCTGCAGCCGGTTATTCATAATCCACATGCATTGCCGCTATTTAGAGATGCTCCGAGCCGCAAACGACAAAGAGAAAAGGCACTGAAAGATCCATTCAAGTCCCACAAGCCAGAATGTCCTGTCAATGGTCCAGGCTTTGGTGGAAGAGTCGGAACAACTAAAGGCAGTTTGTTGACTCAGTATCTTATGAAG CAAGGTGGCTTAATTAAAGAAACCTGGATGGATGAGGATCCAAGAGAAGCTATACTTAAATATGCTGATGCTGCCGCAAAAGATCCTCAATTTATTGCTCCTGCATATGCAGAAACTCAGCCGGAGCCTGTTTTTGCAAAGTCTGATTCAGAGGAGGAAGACAAATGA